The Elusimicrobiota bacterium genomic sequence GTCTCGATCCCGGTGATCGGCAACGGAGACGTGATCGCCCCCGAGGACGCCCGGCGCCTCAGGCAAACGAGCTCCTGCGACGGAATCATGATCGGCCGGGCTGGGCTCGGGAACCCCTGGATATACAAAAATCTCGATAAAGCCATGGCGGGAAATGCGGAGCCCGCCTACCTTCCCAGCGTAGAGGAGAGGTGCCGCACCGTGCTCAAGCACCTCGAGCTTGAGATCCTCCACCAGGGCGAGCGCCAAGCCGCGCTCAACATGCGCCGCATCGCGCTATGGTACACGGCGGGGCTGCCCAACGCCAAGGCCCTGCGCGTGGCCGTCTGCCGCACCATGGATGTGTCCGAGATCGGGCGCCTCATCGAGGACTTCTTCGCGGCTCTTCCGGCCGACGCCCCCCCGCCCCGCGCTCCGCTGCTTCTCGCGGAATAAACCTTCTACAGCCCGTTGTAGCTGCGCCAGAGGGACTCGGGCGAGGCCCCGAGCTTATAGCGCAGCTTGAGCCAGGCCTGGCTCGCCGCGGAATTGAGGGGACCCAGGCGGCGCAGGCGCCGGGCGGCCGGATGCAAACATTCCTTTAGAAGGACCATCTTGCCGTGCTTCTTCAGGCACTTGCAGAAGGCGTGGTCTTCCTGGAAAGCCAGCGGAGGGTACCCTCCGCTGGCGCGGTAAACCTCCGGGGTCAGGCACAGGCCGTGCTCGCTGGAGAAAAGCCCACGGGCCTCGGCCCAGGCGTTGGCGAGCTTCGCGGCCCAACGGAGCGTCCGGCGCGAGCCGTAATCCACTCGGAAGGCCGTGGCGGCCACCTTCCTCGGGTGTGGAGACAGCCAAAAATGCTCGAGGGCCTGCTGCCAATTCTCAGGAGGCTGGCTGTCGGCACGCAGGAAAAACAGGAGATCCCCGGTCGCGATTTTCGCGCCCGCGTCGAGCTGGAGTCCGCGATTGGGCTTTTCCTGGGACACCACCTGATCGGCCCAGGGAGCGGCGAGCTTGGCCGTGCCGTCATCGGAGCCCCCGTCCACCACGATGATCTCAAGCGCGCTTGAGGTCGAGACCTGCCTCAGCCTTTTCAGGGAGGAGGCGATCTGGACCCCTTCGTTGACCGCGGCGATGACGACCGAGAATTTCACAGGCTTTTGAAGACGAGCCCTGTCGCAATCTTCGGAAAGAAGTAGGTGGATTTGGGAGGCAGAAGCCCCACGGCCTTGACGGCCTTGCGGACTTGCGAGATCGGGGCTGGCTTCACGAAAATCGCCGTCTTGCCGCCATGGGCCAAGGCCTCGGCCTTCTCCGGATCCGGAGTATATTGAATTTGGTCCGGCGTGATCGCCCCCAAAATATTGCGCCCCAACCACTCCACGCAAAGCCCGCTTTTGCAGCCGCCGGCGCTCTTGGGCTTGGCTAAGTTAAAGCCCCTATCGGCGATCCCGAAGGCGTAGGGGCTGGGTGAGCGCGCCAGCTTCTTAAGCAGGACTTCCCGGGAGGGGCACGGAATCAACCGGCAGAGCTTGAGAGAACCCTCTGCCAGCGGCTCGGAGACCACGCGATGGGTGGGCAGCATGATGAGGCCCGCATCCTCCTCGGGGCAAAGATAGGCCAGCACCGTCGAGGCTGCGGCGGAGCGGGTCTCCTCGTAATAGGCGCGGCTCACCTCGTAGCGGTGATGACCGTCCGCGATGAGGATGTTTTTCGAGGCCAGAACTCCCTGCAGGGACTTCACCAGCGCGGGATCGTCAACGCGCCAGAGCCGATATTCCACCCCAGCCAAAACCCCTTGCGCGATGGGTTTCCCCTCCAGGGCGCGCTTCAAAACGCGGCGCGCGCTCCCGCTGGAGTCGGGGAAAATCCCAAAAATGGGGCTGATATTGGCGCGCACCGACCTCAGCAGGTTCAGGCGGTCGGTTTTGGGCTTTGAGAGGGTCCTCTCGTGGGGGATGACGAAGCGGGCGGCCTGAGGCGTAACACCGAGCGCCGCGAGAAATCCCATGCGGCGGTGGGCCCGGCCGTTCAAGGAGAAGCGCTCCTCACTGGCGTAAAAGGCCGGCTCCGGGTCCTGGATGAGAAGGCCGGACTCCTTCCACTTCGTCCACAGAACGGCGGCGCGGGCGTATTTCTCCGGCCCTTCCCCCTCGGGAAGCTCGAGGTGAATGGCGTTGCAAAGCTCTCCCCTTAAACGCGCGGCCTCCTCGGCCGGGATCACGTCGTAGGGAGGGCAAAGGGCCCGGGAAAGCCCCGTTCGCGCCGGATCGAAGCGTAGCCCCCTAAAAGGGCTGATTTCCGCCATGATTTATAGTCCCGCATTTAGCCCCACTTTGTCAAGGACGGCCGATAAAGCTAGAATCTGTAGCCATGAAAATCCTGGTCATAGGGGGGTCCTTCGACCCTCCCCACCGCGGGCATTTGGCCCTGCTCTTGGCCGCCGCCGGGAGGATAAAACCCGAGCGCATCCTTATCCTTCCCGCCTACCAGACCCCGCTCAAAAGCCATGCGCCGGGATCCTCGGCCGCCGAGCGCCTGGCCATGGTAAATCTCGGGCTCGTGGCACCCCTTCCCCGGCCTTGGAAAAATCGAGCCAGCGTCGAGCGCTTCGAGCTCTCCCGGCGACGGCTAGTCTACACTTTGGAAACCCTCCGGCACATCAGGAGAAAATACCCGGCCTCGGAAATCCATTTCGCGGTGGGCTCGGACTGCGCCGCCTCCTTTTATAAGTGGAAAAATCCAGAGAAACTCCAGGCGCTCTGCCAATGGTGGGCGGCTGAGAGGGCCGACCGGCCCGGCGCCATTCCTGATTTCTTCAACCGCATCAATGATCCCATGCCGGAGATTTCCTCGACAAGTCTGCGGAGCATGCTTTTCTTGGGAGAAATCCCCGGGGACGCCGTCGTCCCCGGAGTAATGGCGTTCATAGAAAAGAAAAAGCTGTACGGCCGCGGTCTCCTGGATTCCCTTAAAAAAAGCTTAAGCCCTGTTCGCTTAGCTCACTGTCTGGCCGTGGCCCGCCTGGCCGAGGCCTTGGCC encodes the following:
- a CDS encoding glycosyltransferase, whose amino-acid sequence is MKFSVVIAAVNEGVQIASSLKRLRQVSTSSALEIIVVDGGSDDGTAKLAAPWADQVVSQEKPNRGLQLDAGAKIATGDLLFFLRADSQPPENWQQALEHFWLSPHPRKVAATAFRVDYGSRRTLRWAAKLANAWAEARGLFSSEHGLCLTPEVYRASGGYPPLAFQEDHAFCKCLKKHGKMVLLKECLHPAARRLRRLGPLNSAASQAWLKLRYKLGASPESLWRSYNGL
- the yqeK gene encoding bis(5'-nucleosyl)-tetraphosphatase (symmetrical) YqeK; protein product: MKILVIGGSFDPPHRGHLALLLAAAGRIKPERILILPAYQTPLKSHAPGSSAAERLAMVNLGLVAPLPRPWKNRASVERFELSRRRLVYTLETLRHIRRKYPASEIHFAVGSDCAASFYKWKNPEKLQALCQWWAAERADRPGAIPDFFNRINDPMPEISSTSLRSMLFLGEIPGDAVVPGVMAFIEKKKLYGRGLLDSLKKSLSPVRLAHCLAVARLAEALAERWKLDCDRARLAGLLHDCGRAVAVPKMPAYARKHGLEVPELDQAIRFAPLILHAYISEHLARTRYGVRDPAILSAIRKHTLGDLSMSALDKVLYAADAASEDRLYPEAAELRRAAFEDLDKGFRECVLNKLRHALNASHWLHPLTVGLWNSLQE
- a CDS encoding DUF1015 domain-containing protein; this translates as MAEISPFRGLRFDPARTGLSRALCPPYDVIPAEEAARLRGELCNAIHLELPEGEGPEKYARAAVLWTKWKESGLLIQDPEPAFYASEERFSLNGRAHRRMGFLAALGVTPQAARFVIPHERTLSKPKTDRLNLLRSVRANISPIFGIFPDSSGSARRVLKRALEGKPIAQGVLAGVEYRLWRVDDPALVKSLQGVLASKNILIADGHHRYEVSRAYYEETRSAAASTVLAYLCPEEDAGLIMLPTHRVVSEPLAEGSLKLCRLIPCPSREVLLKKLARSPSPYAFGIADRGFNLAKPKSAGGCKSGLCVEWLGRNILGAITPDQIQYTPDPEKAEALAHGGKTAIFVKPAPISQVRKAVKAVGLLPPKSTYFFPKIATGLVFKSL